One Ostreibacterium oceani DNA segment encodes these proteins:
- a CDS encoding molybdopterin-dependent oxidoreductase yields MRIPPLLFATLSIVSLAITSLGMTSLAQAQSEPNSQGDTQSQSLQLPELTEKPLLTIDGNIRVTNTEKNTLVLDLPMLQAFPAIAFETNTPWSDEKQHFEGVLLADVMAYALASAKLDKAGLEKALTNRNGGITVTALDDYYAVIPWEDLLKYDVIIAYKHNGETISRRDLGPLRIIYPYSQQPETDQLKYHARSVWQLLNLTVE; encoded by the coding sequence ATGCGTATCCCCCCCCTATTATTCGCCACCTTGAGTATTGTTTCGTTGGCTATCACGTCATTGGGCATGACTTCGCTGGCACAAGCACAAAGCGAACCCAATTCTCAGGGCGATACCCAAAGCCAATCATTACAACTGCCCGAACTGACTGAAAAACCACTACTTACCATTGATGGCAATATTCGTGTCACGAATACTGAAAAAAACACACTGGTATTAGACTTACCCATGCTACAGGCTTTTCCTGCAATCGCCTTCGAAACCAATACCCCCTGGAGTGATGAAAAGCAGCACTTCGAAGGCGTGTTGCTCGCGGATGTCATGGCCTATGCGCTGGCAAGCGCCAAACTTGACAAAGCTGGACTCGAAAAAGCGCTTACTAACCGTAACGGTGGTATTACCGTAACCGCATTAGATGACTATTACGCTGTTATCCCGTGGGAAGATTTACTCAAGTACGACGTAATAATCGCCTACAAACATAACGGAGAGACGATTAGCCGACGGGATTTAGGCCCTTTACGAATTATTTACCCCTACTCCCAACAACCAGAAACAGACCAGCTAAAATATCACGCAAGATCAGTGTGGCAGCTGCTTAATCTGACCGTTGAGTAA